DNA from Ictalurus punctatus breed USDA103 chromosome 20, Coco_2.0, whole genome shotgun sequence:
aatgtaaacagaggCCTGAAACACTAAAGAAAACACGGCTTCCTGTTAGTCACAGTGAAAGGGAAACGACCTCCGTGCCTGTCAATCCCAATGAGGCGTGGCttgtgtgcctgtcagtcttattgaagggggtgtggcttctgctacTGTGAGTTCAGCAAGGAAGGCTCGTCAGAgagtgaagtaggtgtggcttGTGTATCtatcagttccagtgaaggaggcgtggcctctgtgaaTGTCAGCCCCGAAGAAAAAGGTGTGGCTAGTGTATCCATCAGTCTTAGTGAacaaggcgtggcctctgtatgtcagttctagtgaaggaggtgtggtttcTGTGAAAGACATTCACAGCGACGAAGGCGTGGCTTATGTGCCTGCCAGTACCAATGAAGGTAATGTGACCTCTCTGAAAGTCAGTTACAATgcaggaggtgtggcttctctGCCTGTTAGTTTCAGTGAAGAAAGCATGCTcagtcctaaaaaaaaaaaaaaaagaaggtgtggcctctacgTCTGCAAGTAGGGAGGCGTGGCCTTGCTGCTCGTCAGATCTAGTGAAGTAGGCGTGGCTTGTGTGCCAGAAAGCTCTGTGTGGAAACACTTCTTATCGCTGGCACACATACTGTCACGGACTCACCTGAAAACACGGCGTTTCTGCCTGGAGCTGCTGCATCGTAGTGTTTGCTCAGGCTTCCACTCAGCGCGAAGATGACGACGGGGTAGACGGTCAGAATGTAGCGCACGTGCTTCTCGATCACAAAGTTCTCAACAGCAAACCTGCACATGCGAAAACGACATTTGacacagtacaaaaaaaatatttatacatctAAATCGTCAAAGGAACATTAGCCTCTGTATGAGGACGGACCATACAACCACTTCTAAAAGCAGAATGCACAGAGAAACAGTGGCCGCATTCGTCGGGGACATGGATGTCATATCCAACACCACGGTCAAGTTGAGGAGCGTAGCTACGGTCGTCCATGTTGCGTAAGTGGCAATACCGTTCTGAACCTGAAATACACAAAGTGAGCTGAACATCACATCTGCTCTATCACACAACAGTGCGCCATGATACAATATTACGATGAGGGAAAATAATACCGGTAGCATCAGGTTATTTTATTATAGAAAACATTATTACCAGATGTGGAGCATCCATTCACGTATGCCTCAGTGCTCTCGAACAAGTCAGTATACTGTTTAATTAGTATGATCATTATATTGTCAAGAACTAACGCTTAAGGGcgatacatatacatatttgtaacagtaaagctgtaacttgaatTTTTCCAATagatgaaatgttttattccttatccATATCACTTCACCACTAGTACTGAGGTTATTTATAGACGTGCAACGTctcacaatacacacacacacacacacacaccaggacatAGATGCAGAGGAGATCTGTGGGATGGTTCTGTTTGAGCCAGGCTCCGTGAGCTCGCAGACCGACACAGGAGAAGAAGATCAGGAGGTAACTGGTGAACGCAATCAGAGCTAAACATACTAGTGCTGAAATCATCAACCTGCCGAGaaggataacacacacacacacacacacacacacacacacacacaaggtatCAGCTCACTACTACAGTTCACTCGTCAGGGTTGCCAGACACGTTCCAATCAACCGTTACATTAGCATCGGCATGGTGTTACTTCCAGTGTAACATAACATTTGAATAAAGCTGTGTTAAAACCATGTTGTTGATGAAATAGGTTTTTCACAGAGGTCGATAAGTGTCTCGTTAATGAGTAAATCTATTCACAGACAAACTACAAGCACAGTTATATTCTAAAAGTAGGACTTTACATACCTTTTATATAGTTGAATATAAATTTATTTGTAAACtatactatgcactatatactatacaatttatacattatattatgcACAATACACCTTTTATcttgttatattatatgttacttatatatatatatatatatatatatatatatatatatatatatatatatatatatatatttctttatctGGCTGCTTTGTTGTTGGTTCTAACATACGAAATTCATTagaatctaaaatatttacGTTGAATTTGGACAGTGACATAATTTTCGTACAGTTTTTGCCTcagtacaccaccacaatggatttgaaatggagCAATCAAGATGTTATTGAAAGTCTACgcttcagctttaattcaaggggtttaacaaaaaaaaaattgcattaacCGTTGAGGAATTAaaggcttttttgtttttgacattttctagaTGTTTTCTAGCAGGTCTAATTTGatctttctgttcttgagtctTAGCAGAGGTTCGCATCTCGAGTCAAaccgtctgtatttacattcatgaccGCATCTCTTGATTGTACATATTAACAACGGTGCGCCTGcttcctccagagtgttcttgactcgGACTGATGTTCTGAAggagtttttcttcaccaaggaaagaatcattcactttagttgtcttccaggacttctggtgttgctgagctcgccaGTGCGTTCCTTCTTTATGAGAATGTATAtgaaattgttgatttggccactcctcaAATTtctgctatctatctatctgataggtctgttttgttttttcagcctaacGATGTTCTCCTTCACTTGCCCCGACACCTctttgagagttcccatgaacagctaccgaACGCAAATTCAACGCTGGGAATCAACTCCAGAATCGTGGAATCTCCTTCATTCGTCATAAAATAAccaggaaacaggccacacgtGGCCCACGAGACGGCTCATCGGTCAgctgtccaattacttttgagccgtGAAAATGCCTGTAAATATCGAATACTGTTAACGCGATATTTCTGTTAACTCGTACTTACTCTCGGTCCCATAGCAGCAGCCAGGTGATGTTCAGGAGCATGTTAATCGTCCAGGAGAGATAAAAGCCGTAAGGAAGAAAAGCAGGACTGCAATACATCCATCCGGTGGCAGTCCTTCGTACAAAACATACAGATGTTTAAACCATGTGCTTTGTTTTTCCTTTATCCTTAATATAAAGAATTCTtgttattttctataacaccaGCTTTTACAGAAGTGAAGCTGAAAATTACACGTTTATATGAACGACGAAAATGTCCAGAAgacactgtattaaaaaaaaaaacactgtgtcGTTACTTAGCAAAGAAGAACGTACAAtcgtaaacaaaacaaaacaaaataaataaaaatatgctgaGGTTTTCTCTACAGAGGCGTTTTgttaacgtttacggaaggagtctccagtgtcagttttCTGTGtcttcagagaaaaaaaaccttcaagCAGGCCGGTCAGAGATCGAGTGTtcgtagctgctataacgtaaatactaactaactaactatacATGAATGGATCAAAAGAATGACGCGttcttaaataaatagaaaatcgTCATACCGCTGCCGTAAAAACGGAATAAAACCCTTGCCGGTATTGCGATAATGATCGTCTCGAGCCGCATTACACATGGTAGTGGAttcttttcctttaacagcacgaTATATTACACAGTTCGGTCTGAAATCATTTCAAATAATATAAAGGCGTAACGCTATTGTACATCAGCAAGTCTGTTTAATATCAGGGAAGATCTGAATGTGGTTCGaggaaaatatttacacaaaagactcattacattacaagcattacattacattaacattaatagCCTCAGAGCTTCAGTGCGAACCAAAGAAACGTCCAAGCACCAAACACGTCTCGGTCAACTAGATTTTTCTGGATTGTtcattgaatgaatgaatgaatgaatttgtttAGACTAACTATTCTAGCGTAGGAATCGATCACTTGCGAATTACCATCTGCAGACCCAGCTGAAGAGATACACGTTCATCAGCAGAAGCCAGGTGTAGATGATTCCCCATATGGAGAAAGTCCAACCCGCGGGAGTGATTTCTGTGTCATACAGAGCGGACACGTTTCCTGTCCTGTGCAAAAACGGTCCTGAAAAACaatcacacaacacatacagtataacacGTTTAATATTTACGAGGTATGCATGTGATTAGTATAGACTGCCATTCAAACACAATCCTAGCTTTAAATGCACCATCACGGTGTTACAAATTAACCCTAGGGTTAGTGATTAAGCTAGCCATTAGGAATGATTAACTCGTTCATTGTCAAGTTAAAATACTGCTGAATGAGCAGgtaaaaatttaatttttttaagtgtatATATTCAGATATCATACACTATACTAAAAGATTACATAATCATCACCATAACATTATATAATGGCATGTGGAGCgttataaaatacaaaacactcTCATTAGATGTTATGAAATCTGGCAAAAAGTTTACACTCCTTGTATCCTGGTGaacaaatattacattattatatacacatatatatatacttaatttttttaaaaagtagaaatcttaaaaataaaaaaattacaattataACGATGAATATTTACGTAAATGTGCTTATCAATTTAGCTGATATTCACAGGATGAAATGAAGTCCTATAAACCAAAACtaaacttttaaatatttttagatatacagtatgcttgaaagtttgtgaaccctatagaattttcttcataaatatgacctaaaacacagTGAAGGCCATCGtcaacaaatagagaaaacGAAGCACTACAGTGAGTGACATCACCGAGaccaggacgtccctccaaaatttacaaaaggacaagacaaaaacttaccagggaggctgccaagagaccaacGGCAACACTATAGGAGCTGGAATATCTGACGAGTGCTGATTACCCTCTCTGgtttttcctatttttccctaaaatctttctgattgtttttccacTTACTTTTTATAGGTTGTAGTTTCACACCGAGGgtagaaaaagttctgacatgactTACCttggtttttatattttttacatcccaaaaacctgctattttaacaggggtgtgtagacttttatatccattttagatagatagatagacagacacagtcttctgaataaatgtgaaaatgtcagTTCAATTCTGGAGTATTAACAGTACAACGTATAAAGTGAATATAGCTTCATATACACAAAATCGCAATTAAACAGACATATGAGGTTAAAATTTACTTGCGTCAAAGTTAAAAAGtgcttacatttatttatttggcctGCTGGCTAAGCTAATGTTTAATATTCCCATTGGAAAGAATGCTAAGGTGGCATTAGcaacaaaaacatgccagttaGCAGATTTTCCCAAGCTTAACTCTACCTCGACATGCTTGTTTACACTAATGGTGAAATTTTTAAAGGCCAATATTGCGTTTTGACGTGGGAGGAAAGTAACGCATCCTGTACAAATCCTTAATAAATCCGACAAAAGAGAACATTTTACAAAAGCAGTGAGCCGTTTCCTTCGACAGTGATGTGAATTTGAAAGGATGTctctattaaaaaaattaataaatattttaagtaaGCGAGAATGCAAAAGAAACACCGCCGTGATGAAGTACAGTTTTCCACCACGGTTATAACCGTGTATACTGTTATAATCCTTGTATTAAATGTTCGGTCATACCATCCtctaaaaagaataaaagagtAAAGGAATGAaagaccctaaccctaagtgATTAAAAGATTTCATATCAACGTAAAGATCGATGCTGACAAATGAATCGCGTACGTTTCACATGACTGACACGTGATCACGTGAAAAATACGTGAATGTATGATTTTCACCTTTTTATAAGTCCTGAAAACAGTAAATCCAAGACTACgagattttgcgatcgcagaaatcgGGGCAAAATCAAGCCaacgccgcaatattcagagAAGCCTGGAATTTTtcgatttgggccgagacgcgtcatgtgacgtcatcacaacacgcattcagccaataCGCTCTTGGGTTCACGCGtatcgaacacgagtacagctaaaaggtctcatttaccaacaagcatcactgcgaaaggccgtgcaaaactattttcGGGGAGCTTCCtgcaaacaaagcacaaaaaactctaaAAGTTGCATTCGGAAAatttgaagaagaaagaaaaaaaaaaaaaaccggcGGCAAAATCCGACGTCTTTGACTGCAACGATCACGAAAATAAACCGCTGAGACATTTCTGCGAGTTCAAGTAAACATGCATCACATCTATGTGAATAATGcgatcatgtgaaaaataaaatgtgaaaacgCGTGCACTAAACGTGAAAAAGTCcacgtgtgaaaataaattacctGACATGTCTAGTGGGTTAAGTTTACATGTAAAGGGCGTGTGACTTTTCTGCGCTCTGATTGGCTAATAGCTAATGACAATCCTTACACAGGGGGCGTGGCTTCTCAGAATACAGATGGGGTAAGAAGGAGCCTGCTGCGTTACCAACctcttcccgatccagccaaggCGTTGATGGCCAAAGCAACGATGTAAACCACCAGAGAGACAAGAAGAACTAAAATCCGCCCGATGTTATGCTCCTCCATGATTGCGCttgatttaaacaaaaaaaaaaagatacgataaaaataaattaataaatacaattttttttccaaaaccgACGATAAAAAAAGCgtctttttttcagtttgtaCACCAAACCTGACTGATTTTCCTCCGAATTTcgattaaaatgtaattagtttGCTGTTAACACGCTGTATATCTGCACACAACAGCACTGGATATTAATTCTCCCTGTTATTTAGTGTAAACTGAGTTACGTTAACATTAATATCCACTAACGCGTCACTGTTTACTTTCAGGTTTCGTaacttctcttcttcttccgctTTTACAAGGAGGACTGAGTGACATAATCAGGTTTATACCGCCATCTGCTGGCCTGGGAGTGTAATAAGAgcacagaggaagaaaaaacaagCCAAATATTTAACAGTAGGAAAGCAAAATAAGAATCCTTCCAttcagcgagagagagagagagagagagagatttgagaaagtaacagagagagattgagaaagtaacagagagagattttgagagagacagagagagtgagagtttgagagtaagagagagggagggagagagacaaagagaacagATATAACGACATAAAAGTAGGGAAATACACGCAAGAATGTAAGAAGGAGCTTTTTTAAAAGTAGGAAAGCAGAACAAAAAATAATAGTATTCTGAGAGATTAAATAGCTAAcaagagaaaggaaggaagggagaattaaagaaagaaggggattaaaaaaaaaaagtaggacaGCAGGAAAATATACTGCTATTCCTAACTAGAAAAATAACTagaaaaaaaacgaaagaaagaacataaataaataagaaagcaGAATAAAAATACTGGTATTCATAGAgattaaaaaattcacaagcaagcaagaaagaagaaagaatgtACTTTATGAAGA
Protein-coding regions in this window:
- the si:dkey-29d8.3 gene encoding uncharacterized protein si:dkey-29d8.3 isoform X2 translates to MEEHNIGRILVLLVSLVVYIVALAINALAGSGRGPFLHRTGNVSALYDTEITPAGWTFSIWGIIYTWLLLMNVYLFSWVCRWTATGWMYCSPAFLPYGFYLSWTINMLLNITWLLLWDRELMISALVCLALIAFTSYLLIFFSCVGLRAHGAWLKQNHPTDLLCIYVLVQNGIATYATWTTVATLLNLTVVLDMTSMSPTNAATVSLCILLLEVVVWFAVENFVIEKHVRYILTVYPVVIFALSGSLSKHYDAAAPGRNAVFSGLSMLSSLKLTGREATPPAL
- the si:dkey-29d8.3 gene encoding uncharacterized protein si:dkey-29d8.3 isoform X1, encoding MEEHNIGRILVLLVSLVVYIVALAINALAGSGRGPFLHRTGNVSALYDTEITPAGWTFSIWGIIYTWLLLMNVYLFSWVCRWTATGWMYCSPAFLPYGFYLSWTINMLLNITWLLLWDRELMISALVCLALIAFTSYLLIFFSCVGLRAHGAWLKQNHPTDLLCIYVLVQNGIATYATWTTVATLLNLTVVLDMTSMSPTNAATVSLCILLLEVVVWFAVENFVIEKHVRYILTVYPVVIFALSGSLSKHYDAAAPGRNAVFSAVLLALACVFFTIRLFLVILRHRTRPLFQDGNAEGLMNPDPTPEE